The Streptomyces achromogenes genome window below encodes:
- a CDS encoding MFS transporter: protein MDPFDEGAESILRQPKAVWATAGASVVAFMGIGLVDPILPSIAQGLDATAGQVSLLFTSYFLITALAMLVTGFVSSRIGGRRTLLAGLALVVVFAGLAGTSDSVAQLVGYRAGWGLGNALFVSTALAVIVGAAAGGSAAAILLYESALGLGMACGPLLGALLGDASWRYPFFGTAFLMAIGFLCITVFLREQPKPARKTSLLDPLKALGHGGLASAAASAFFYNYTFFTVLAFTPFVLNMTPYKSGAVFFAWGVLLAVSSVLVAPRLQKRFGSLRVLGGSLLLLAADVLLLGYGDHTTAVVCTILSGAFIGVNNTVYTELALGVSDAPRPVASAGYNFVRWFAAAAAPYFAPKIEEWTDVHVPFVVAAVTAVLGAAVVVVRRGALTAEARELEPRHATEDGVTVFAG, encoded by the coding sequence ATGGACCCGTTCGACGAGGGAGCCGAAAGCATCCTGCGGCAGCCGAAGGCGGTGTGGGCGACGGCCGGCGCGTCCGTCGTCGCCTTCATGGGCATCGGCCTGGTCGACCCGATCCTGCCGTCCATCGCCCAGGGGCTGGACGCCACGGCCGGGCAGGTCTCCCTGCTCTTCACCTCGTACTTCCTGATCACCGCGCTCGCGATGCTGGTCACCGGCTTCGTCTCCAGCCGCATCGGCGGCCGCCGGACGCTGCTCGCCGGCCTCGCCCTGGTCGTCGTCTTCGCGGGCCTCGCCGGCACCTCGGACTCGGTCGCGCAACTGGTCGGCTACCGCGCCGGCTGGGGACTGGGCAACGCCCTCTTCGTCTCCACCGCGCTCGCCGTGATCGTCGGCGCGGCGGCCGGCGGCAGCGCGGCGGCCATCCTGCTGTACGAGTCCGCCCTCGGCCTCGGCATGGCCTGCGGACCGCTGCTCGGCGCACTGCTCGGCGACGCCAGCTGGCGCTACCCGTTCTTCGGCACCGCGTTCCTCATGGCGATCGGCTTCCTGTGCATCACGGTGTTCCTGAGGGAACAGCCGAAGCCGGCCCGCAAGACCTCGCTGCTCGACCCGCTCAAGGCGCTCGGTCACGGCGGTCTCGCCTCCGCCGCCGCCTCGGCCTTCTTCTACAACTACACGTTCTTCACCGTGCTGGCCTTCACACCCTTCGTGCTGAACATGACCCCCTACAAGTCGGGAGCGGTGTTCTTCGCCTGGGGCGTGCTGCTCGCGGTGTCCTCGGTGCTCGTGGCCCCGCGACTGCAGAAGCGGTTCGGCTCGCTGAGGGTGCTCGGCGGCTCGCTGCTGCTGCTCGCCGCCGACGTGCTCCTCCTCGGCTACGGCGACCACACCACGGCGGTCGTGTGCACGATCCTGTCGGGTGCGTTCATCGGCGTGAACAACACCGTCTACACCGAGTTGGCGCTCGGCGTGTCGGACGCCCCGCGCCCGGTGGCGAGCGCCGGGTACAACTTCGTGCGGTGGTTCGCGGCCGCGGCGGCGCCCTACTTCGCGCCGAAGATCGAGGAGTGGACCGACGTCCACGTGCCGTTCGTGGTGGCGGCGGTGACGGCGGTGCTCGGCGCGGCCGTGGTCGTCGTCCGGCGCGGGGCGCTCACCGCGGAGGCACGTGAACTCGAGCCGCGGCACGCGACGGAGGACGGGGTCACGGTCTTCGCCGGCTGA
- a CDS encoding DUF6758 family protein produces the protein MRGEPSCPKCGGRVRAPGLFADSWQCDVHGTVHPLQPVIPPSVEALSVVVHRTQVPVWMPWPLPVGWLFTGVTYAGDDRSGGRATAVACSGPGPLGGMGELILVAEELGVGLGARYAGVDGPDPGPYMSVEKPPQAKLLAAGRPTPLWHVSATPDDRAVFAGEARGMWLWAVVWPEQSGLLMYDELVLTDLRDAGAEVELVPCGALSPRLLEP, from the coding sequence ATGAGGGGCGAACCCAGTTGCCCGAAGTGTGGTGGCCGGGTCAGGGCTCCCGGACTCTTCGCCGATTCCTGGCAGTGCGATGTGCACGGGACGGTCCATCCGCTGCAGCCTGTGATCCCGCCCAGCGTCGAGGCGCTCAGTGTTGTCGTGCACCGCACCCAGGTGCCGGTGTGGATGCCCTGGCCGCTGCCGGTCGGCTGGCTCTTCACCGGCGTGACCTACGCGGGCGACGACCGCAGCGGCGGCCGCGCCACCGCGGTGGCGTGCTCCGGGCCCGGACCGCTGGGCGGCATGGGCGAGCTGATCCTGGTCGCCGAGGAGCTGGGCGTCGGTCTGGGCGCGCGCTACGCCGGCGTGGACGGGCCGGACCCGGGGCCGTACATGAGCGTCGAGAAACCTCCGCAGGCCAAGCTGCTCGCCGCCGGCCGGCCCACCCCGCTGTGGCATGTCTCGGCCACCCCCGACGACCGCGCGGTCTTCGCGGGCGAGGCGCGGGGGATGTGGCTGTGGGCGGTGGTGTGGCCCGAGCAGTCCGGACTGCTGATGTACGACGAGCTGGTGCTGACGGATCTGCGGGACGCGGGGGCGGAGGTGGAGCTGGTGCCCTGCGGGGCGCTGTCGCCGCGCCTCCTCGAGCCGTAG
- a CDS encoding PHP domain-containing protein, translating to MRIDLHCHSTASDGTDTPAELVRGAAAAGLDVVALTDHDTTRGHAEAVAALPAGLTLVTGAELSCRVDGVSMHMLAYLFDPEEPALLAERELVRDDRVPRARAMVARLNDLDVPVTWEQVARIAGEGSVGRPHVATALVELGVVPTVNDAFTGDWLADGGRAHVGKHETDPFEAIRLVKGAGGVTVFAHPGASKRGHTVPETVIAELAAAGLDGIEVDHMDHDADTRARLRGLARDLGLLVTGSSDYHGSRKTCVLGEYTTDPEVYGEITRRATGAFPVPGTGGV from the coding sequence GTGCGCATCGATCTGCACTGCCACTCCACGGCCTCGGACGGTACGGACACCCCGGCCGAGCTGGTGCGAGGCGCCGCCGCCGCCGGACTGGACGTCGTCGCGCTGACCGACCACGACACCACCCGCGGACACGCCGAGGCCGTCGCCGCACTGCCCGCCGGGCTCACCCTCGTCACCGGCGCGGAGCTGTCCTGCCGCGTCGACGGGGTCAGCATGCACATGCTGGCCTACCTCTTCGACCCCGAGGAGCCCGCTCTGCTCGCCGAACGCGAGCTGGTGCGGGACGACCGGGTGCCCCGGGCGCGCGCGATGGTCGCCCGGCTGAACGACCTCGACGTGCCCGTGACCTGGGAGCAGGTGGCCCGGATCGCGGGGGAGGGATCCGTGGGGCGGCCGCATGTCGCCACCGCCCTGGTCGAGCTCGGCGTCGTGCCGACCGTGAACGACGCCTTCACCGGGGACTGGCTGGCCGACGGCGGCCGGGCCCACGTCGGGAAGCACGAGACCGACCCCTTCGAGGCGATCCGGCTGGTCAAGGGCGCGGGCGGAGTCACCGTCTTCGCCCACCCCGGCGCGAGCAAGCGGGGGCACACCGTGCCGGAGACCGTGATCGCCGAGCTGGCCGCCGCCGGCCTCGACGGCATCGAGGTCGACCACATGGACCACGACGCGGACACCCGCGCGCGGCTGCGCGGACTGGCCCGTGACCTGGGGCTGCTGGTCACCGGCTCCTCGGACTACCACGGCAGCCGCAAGACGTGCGTGCTCGGCGAGTACACCACCGACCCCGAGGTCTACGGGGAGATCACCCGGCGGGCGACGGGTGCGTTCCCCGTCCCGGGGACCGGCGGAGTCTGA
- a CDS encoding MarC family protein — translation MFDVTVFGSLFLTLFVIMDPPGITPIFLALTAGRPGKVQKRMAFQAVCVAGGVIAVFGLLGHQILDYLHVSVPALMIAGGLLLLLIALDLLTGKTDEPKQTKDVNVALVPLGMPLLAGPGAIVSVILAVQKADGAAAQASVWAAILAIHVVLWLVMRYSLLIIRVIKDGGVVLVTRLAGMMLSAIAVQQIINGITEVVRSS, via the coding sequence ATGTTCGACGTCACCGTCTTCGGCTCCCTCTTCCTCACCCTTTTCGTCATCATGGATCCTCCCGGGATCACCCCGATCTTCCTCGCGCTCACCGCCGGACGGCCCGGCAAGGTGCAGAAGCGGATGGCCTTCCAGGCCGTCTGCGTGGCGGGCGGAGTGATCGCCGTCTTCGGGCTCCTCGGGCATCAGATCCTCGACTACCTGCACGTCTCCGTGCCCGCGCTGATGATCGCGGGCGGGCTGCTGCTCCTGCTGATCGCGCTCGACCTGCTCACCGGCAAGACCGACGAGCCGAAGCAGACCAAGGACGTCAACGTCGCGCTCGTCCCACTGGGCATGCCGCTGCTGGCCGGCCCGGGCGCCATCGTGTCGGTCATCCTCGCCGTGCAGAAGGCGGACGGGGCGGCGGCACAGGCCTCGGTCTGGGCGGCCATCCTCGCCATCCACGTCGTGCTGTGGCTGGTGATGCGGTACTCGCTGCTGATCATCCGGGTCATCAAGGACGGCGGCGTGGTCCTCGTGACCCGGCTGGCGGGCATGATGCTCTCCGCGATCGCGGTGCAGCAGATCATCAACGGGATCACCGAGGTCGTCCGGTCGAGCTGA
- a CDS encoding NYN domain-containing protein translates to MNDDLPALAARIDRTNELLIRMLVEVAKTPSTHAIFVDAGYLYAAAGRLVAGTEDRRAFDLDAEGLIEALIDRARSIFADSRLLRVYWYDGARRRIHTSEQQSIAELPDVKVRLGNLNANNQQKGVDSLIRTDLESLARHRAISDAALLGGDEDLVSAVEAAQGYGARVHLWGIEAPEGRNQAEPLLWEVDSQRTLDLDFFKPYVARRAAAAYEAAGASRPTREAVRFAGAQIAAKWLAARGRENLAELLPGHPYLPGSVDQDLLVEAEGILQYSLRGQADLRRALRDGFWEHVQTQY, encoded by the coding sequence ATGAACGACGACCTCCCGGCACTCGCCGCCCGCATCGACCGCACGAACGAGCTGTTGATCCGCATGCTCGTCGAGGTGGCCAAGACGCCCTCGACCCACGCGATCTTCGTCGACGCGGGGTACCTGTACGCGGCGGCGGGACGTCTGGTGGCCGGGACGGAGGACCGCCGGGCCTTCGACCTCGACGCCGAGGGTCTGATCGAGGCGCTCATCGACCGTGCCCGCTCGATCTTCGCCGACAGCCGACTTCTGCGGGTCTACTGGTACGACGGCGCCCGGCGGCGCATCCACACCTCCGAGCAGCAGTCCATCGCCGAACTGCCGGACGTAAAGGTGCGGTTGGGAAACCTCAACGCCAACAACCAGCAGAAGGGCGTCGATTCGCTGATCCGCACCGACCTGGAGTCACTGGCCCGGCACCGGGCCATCAGCGACGCGGCCCTGCTGGGCGGTGACGAGGACCTGGTCTCGGCGGTGGAGGCCGCGCAGGGGTACGGCGCCCGCGTCCACCTGTGGGGCATCGAGGCGCCGGAAGGCCGCAACCAGGCCGAGCCGCTGCTCTGGGAGGTCGACAGCCAGCGCACCCTCGACCTCGACTTCTTCAAGCCCTACGTCGCCCGGCGCGCCGCCGCGGCCTACGAGGCGGCCGGCGCGAGCCGGCCCACCCGTGAGGCCGTCCGCTTCGCCGGCGCGCAGATCGCGGCGAAGTGGCTGGCGGCGCGGGGCAGGGAGAACCTGGCCGAGCTGCTGCCGGGCCATCCCTACCTCCCCGGCTCCGTCGACCAGGACCTCCTCGTGGAAGCCGAGGGCATCCTGCAGTACTCGCTGCGCGGCCAGGCGGACCTGCGACGCGCGCTGCGGGACGGCTTCTGGGAGCACGTACAGACGCAGTACTAG
- a CDS encoding alpha/beta fold hydrolase: MPSVFPPPPGARAYPLRTARGAFAVVDAPVPAGVEQRGVVLLLPGFTGSKEDFHRLHGPLAARGYRTVAVDGRGQNESDGPADDESPYAQEELARDVLAQASALGAPVHLVGHSLGGQIARAAVLLDHSPFVSLTLVSSGPAEISESQKQRVKLLHDALAVMTMAEVWQAILAMGAPEEVGGPARGFGKPAQMRQRWLNHKPAQLLVTGRRLCVEPNRVAELAAVPLPFHVLSGASDDTWPIPLLDAMAGELRARRTIVPDADHSPNQDQPLPTAHGLADFWDGLANTRRN; this comes from the coding sequence GTGCCCTCTGTGTTCCCACCGCCCCCCGGGGCCCGCGCGTACCCGCTGCGGACCGCGCGCGGGGCGTTCGCCGTGGTCGACGCGCCCGTGCCCGCCGGTGTGGAGCAGCGAGGTGTCGTGCTGCTGCTGCCGGGGTTCACCGGCAGCAAGGAGGACTTCCACCGGCTGCACGGGCCGCTGGCCGCCCGCGGCTACCGGACCGTCGCCGTGGACGGCCGGGGGCAGAACGAGTCCGACGGCCCCGCGGACGACGAATCGCCCTACGCCCAGGAGGAGTTGGCCCGTGACGTGCTCGCGCAGGCGTCCGCTCTCGGCGCGCCCGTGCATCTCGTCGGCCACTCCCTGGGCGGGCAGATCGCCCGTGCCGCCGTCCTTCTGGACCACTCGCCCTTCGTCTCGCTGACGCTCGTCTCCTCCGGCCCGGCGGAGATCTCGGAGTCCCAGAAGCAGCGCGTGAAGCTGCTGCACGACGCGCTCGCGGTGATGACGATGGCCGAGGTCTGGCAGGCCATCCTGGCGATGGGGGCGCCGGAGGAGGTGGGCGGCCCGGCCCGGGGCTTCGGCAAACCCGCCCAGATGCGGCAGCGCTGGCTGAACCACAAGCCGGCCCAACTCCTGGTCACCGGACGCCGGTTGTGCGTCGAACCGAACCGGGTCGCCGAGCTCGCCGCCGTCCCGCTGCCGTTCCACGTGCTGTCGGGCGCGTCGGACGACACCTGGCCGATCCCCCTCCTCGACGCGATGGCCGGGGAACTGCGGGCGCGCCGGACGATCGTGCCGGACGCCGACCACTCCCCCAACCAGGACCAGCCGCTGCCGACGGCCCACGGTCTCGCCGACTTCTGGGACGGCCTCGCGAACACCCGCCGGAACTAG